One Mycobacteroides salmoniphilum DNA segment encodes these proteins:
- a CDS encoding pirin family protein: MPAITVSSMDALTLPRIPMPEPVDAERPVRSITSGPRGYEGEGFPVVRAFGGVPSAELDPFIHMDQMGEVDYEPGEPRGTDWHPHRGFETVTYMIDGRFAHQDSHGGGGLIHDGATQWMTAGSGILHIETPPAELVESGGIFHGIQLWVNLPARDKFLTPAYQAIEGAQTTLVSSPDGGALVRIIAGDIGPHHGPGSTHTPITLAHATIQPGAQLNVPWNREFNALVYVLSGRGSVGALGHPIEQGQLAVLGPGDRITLQANAEQDGNRPALEVLLLGGRPIRERVVAYGPFVMNTKAELIQAVEDYQAGKFGAIPPNALMPHVAR, encoded by the coding sequence ATGCCAGCCATCACCGTGTCGTCAATGGACGCCCTGACTCTGCCGCGCATCCCCATGCCCGAACCCGTCGATGCCGAACGTCCGGTGCGGTCCATCACCAGTGGACCCCGCGGATACGAGGGCGAAGGTTTCCCCGTCGTGCGCGCCTTCGGCGGGGTGCCATCGGCCGAATTGGACCCATTCATCCATATGGACCAAATGGGTGAGGTGGACTATGAACCGGGCGAGCCGCGCGGAACGGATTGGCACCCGCATCGCGGATTCGAAACCGTCACCTACATGATCGACGGCAGGTTCGCCCACCAGGACTCCCACGGCGGAGGCGGACTCATTCACGACGGGGCCACCCAATGGATGACCGCTGGGTCAGGAATCCTCCACATCGAAACTCCCCCAGCCGAATTGGTGGAGAGCGGCGGAATATTCCACGGCATTCAGCTCTGGGTCAACCTGCCGGCTCGCGACAAGTTTCTGACTCCGGCCTACCAGGCCATCGAGGGGGCGCAGACCACGCTGGTGAGCTCGCCCGATGGCGGTGCGCTGGTGCGGATCATTGCCGGAGACATCGGGCCGCATCATGGTCCGGGCAGTACGCATACGCCAATCACCCTGGCGCATGCGACGATCCAGCCTGGTGCGCAGCTGAACGTGCCCTGGAACCGGGAGTTCAACGCGCTCGTCTACGTTCTGTCCGGACGTGGTTCAGTGGGCGCGTTGGGGCACCCGATCGAACAGGGGCAACTCGCGGTGCTGGGTCCCGGCGATCGGATCACGCTGCAGGCCAACGCAGAACAGGATGGCAACCGCCCGGCATTGGAAGTGCTCTTGCTCGGCGGCCGCCCCATCCGTGAGCGTGTGGTGGCCTATGGCCCGTTCGTGATGAACACCAAGGCCGAGTTGATCCAGGCGGTTGAGGACTACCAGGCGGGCAAGTTCGGCGCCATTCCCCCGAATGCGCTGATGCCTCACGTCGCGCGCTAA
- a CDS encoding DUF4345 domain-containing protein, which translates to MDKVLKYLAILTGVICVAIGLYHLIGGGGTVIGGGGITASTDSQERFFSGLFAVYGVAWIWVARQSPIPGIAVRFLAAGLLVGGLGRVASLIDRGQPHPFWIVMLAVEILIPALFFAIAGADEKAR; encoded by the coding sequence ATGGACAAAGTGCTGAAGTATCTGGCGATCCTTACCGGCGTGATCTGTGTGGCCATTGGCCTCTATCACCTCATCGGTGGAGGCGGAACGGTCATCGGCGGGGGTGGCATCACCGCGAGCACCGACAGCCAGGAGCGCTTCTTCTCCGGGCTGTTCGCCGTCTACGGCGTGGCCTGGATCTGGGTGGCCCGCCAGTCGCCCATTCCCGGCATTGCCGTCCGGTTCCTCGCCGCCGGGCTGCTGGTGGGAGGGCTCGGCCGGGTGGCGTCGCTCATCGACAGGGGACAGCCGCACCCGTTCTGGATCGTCATGCTTGCCGTCGAAATCCTGATTCCCGCACTGTTTTTCGCCATCGCCGGCGCCGACGAGAAGGCTCGTTG
- a CDS encoding TetR/AcrR family transcriptional regulator, with protein sequence MPADTRDRIVAATCELFRRQGMTGTGLKQIAQSAGAPFGSIYHFFPGGKVQLADEAIRTAGGMYRDLVLALFDQGGPDLPTTIRTAFAAAADNLIATDYADACPIATIALEVASTDELLRRATADVFTDWIDQGVDRISGSGLPYEVRRRLMLGFITSLEGAFVLSRALRSPEPLFAAGETVAAAVSAALVTEGALPE encoded by the coding sequence ATGCCCGCCGACACGCGCGACCGTATCGTCGCCGCCACCTGCGAGTTGTTCCGTCGACAGGGCATGACCGGTACTGGCCTCAAGCAGATCGCGCAGAGTGCGGGTGCGCCCTTCGGATCGATTTACCACTTCTTCCCCGGGGGGAAGGTGCAGCTGGCGGACGAGGCGATTCGGACCGCCGGGGGGATGTATCGGGATCTGGTGCTGGCACTCTTCGATCAGGGCGGTCCCGATCTGCCAACCACCATCCGCACCGCGTTCGCGGCCGCGGCTGACAACCTCATCGCGACCGACTACGCCGACGCGTGCCCCATCGCCACCATCGCCCTTGAAGTGGCGAGCACCGACGAGCTTCTCCGTCGAGCCACCGCCGACGTCTTCACGGACTGGATCGATCAGGGTGTCGACCGCATCTCCGGATCAGGTCTGCCGTATGAGGTGCGCAGGCGCCTCATGCTGGGATTCATCACCAGCCTGGAGGGTGCGTTCGTCTTGAGCCGGGCGCTGCGTAGCCCCGAGCCGCTGTTCGCCGCGGGCGAGACGGTCGCGGCGGCCGTCTCGGCCGCTCTGGTCACCGAGGGTGCGCTGCCGGAATAA